One genomic window of Oryctolagus cuniculus chromosome 11, mOryCun1.1, whole genome shotgun sequence includes the following:
- the LOC100346006 gene encoding thiol S-methyltransferase TMT1A, protein MAIAIFILRLVVCALASPMYVLHFLGVWNWFCKRWFPYFMVKFSVIYNEQMASKKRELFSTLQEFAGPSGKLSLLEVGCGTGTNFKFYPPGCRVTCVDPNPNFEKFLIKSVAENRHLQFEQFVVAPGENMHQVADGSVDVVVCTLVLCSVKNQEQILREVCRVLRPGGAFYFLEHVSAKRSTWNYFWQQVVAPSWFLLFDGCDITRESWKALERASFSRLKLQHIQATLSCVFVQPHVYGYAVK, encoded by the exons ATGGCGATTGCCATCTTTATCCTGAGGCTGGTTGTCTGCGCTCTGGCATCTCCCATGTATGTGCTACACTTCCTGGGCGTGTGGAACTGGTTCTGCAAAAGATGGTTCCCCTACTTCATGGTGAAGTTTTCTGTGatatacaatgaacagatggcaagCAAGAAGCGGGAGCTCTTCAGTACCCTGCAGGAGTTTGCAGGCCCCTCTGGGAAGCTGTCCCTGCTGGAGGTGGGCTGTGGCACCGGGACCAACTTCAAGTTCTACCCACCGGGATGCAGGGTGACCTGTGTTGACCCCAACCCCAACTTTGAGAAGTTCTTGATCAAAAGCGTTGCCGAGAACCGGCATCTGCAGTTCGAGCAGTTTGTGGTGGCCCCTGGGGAAAACATGCATCAGGTGGCCGATGGCTCTGTGGATGTGGTGGTCTGTACCCTGGTGCTGTGCTCCGTGAAGAACCAGGAGCAGATCCTCCGCGAGGTGTGCAGGGTGCTGAGGCCG gGAGGGGCATTTTACTTCTTGGAGCACGTATCAGCCAAGCGTTCTACCTGGAATTATTTCTGGCAGCAGGTTGTGGCTCCTTCTTGGTTCCTACTGTTCGACGGCTGTGATATTACCAGAGAGAGCTGGAAGGCCCTGGAGAGGGCCAGCTTCTCGAGGCTGAAGCTGCAGCACATTCAGGCCACACTGTCCTGTGTGTTTGTGCAACCTCACGTCTATGGGTATGCTGTGAAATAG